From Methanosarcina lacustris Z-7289, one genomic window encodes:
- a CDS encoding MFS transporter, whose product MKFKNTHLLMLCIVAFFSMAGGALLSPVLPEMVEPLHATSQDVGLLISAYTISTAIFALVIGHFIDRVNRKKLLVPCLVLYGLTGLVSYFTSDLQSLLLLRFIQGIGVAGMTSLPMLIIADVYKGHKSLYAMNKISMAFAIGSVSAPLIGGGLASLGWNYPFLFYVLSLPFAFVVIVLLPETRIKRDSDEHKGIFNGFTALKELRISYTVFLSFAIFFILYSALTYTPFMLNNVLGYTAKEAGIVLAFQGIAVIFIVPRVKILASKYSTMLIIATGFTLTGLAIFSVSFAYSIFTVLLLMLLFGAGFGLAQTAIDAQIVQIAPSESKGGVLSIYNTMKYVGQSLSPIVLGIVLLNFDLATVFRIAGFFGLLVALITYLMKNIFENSGDEHIKEKETKISVSHQ is encoded by the coding sequence ATGAAATTTAAAAACACTCATCTGCTAATGCTTTGTATTGTTGCATTTTTTTCAATGGCAGGAGGCGCTCTTTTATCACCAGTCTTACCCGAAATGGTGGAACCTCTGCACGCAACATCCCAAGACGTAGGACTGTTGATATCGGCGTACACTATCTCAACGGCTATTTTCGCCCTGGTTATTGGGCATTTCATTGACCGTGTAAACCGGAAGAAGCTACTTGTTCCCTGCCTTGTGCTTTACGGTCTAACAGGACTTGTAAGTTATTTTACCTCTGACCTGCAATCACTTCTTCTTTTGAGGTTCATACAGGGTATCGGGGTAGCAGGGATGACGTCTTTGCCCATGCTGATCATAGCGGATGTGTACAAAGGCCATAAAAGTTTGTATGCCATGAATAAGATTAGTATGGCTTTTGCCATTGGCTCGGTATCTGCCCCTCTTATAGGCGGAGGGCTGGCAAGTTTGGGATGGAACTATCCATTTCTTTTCTATGTACTTTCACTTCCTTTTGCTTTTGTTGTGATAGTCCTCCTTCCAGAGACAAGGATTAAGAGGGACAGTGATGAGCACAAAGGCATATTTAATGGGTTTACAGCACTCAAGGAATTAAGAATATCATACACGGTATTCCTAAGCTTTGCTATTTTCTTTATACTATATTCAGCGCTTACCTACACACCCTTTATGCTTAATAATGTACTCGGCTATACTGCAAAGGAAGCAGGAATTGTATTGGCTTTTCAGGGAATAGCTGTCATTTTTATTGTACCCCGCGTGAAGATTCTGGCTAGTAAGTATTCAACCATGCTAATTATTGCTACTGGTTTTACACTTACTGGACTGGCAATCTTTTCTGTTTCATTTGCGTATTCGATTTTCACAGTTCTTCTCTTAATGTTGCTATTCGGAGCAGGTTTTGGGCTTGCTCAAACCGCAATTGATGCACAGATAGTTCAGATCGCCCCTTCAGAATCAAAAGGTGGTGTGTTATCTATTTACAACACCATGAAGTACGTTGGTCAGAGTCTTTCTCCCATAGTGCTTGGTATAGTCCTGTTGAACTTTGACCTTGCTACAGTTTTTAGGATAGCAGGTTTCTTTGGGTTGCTTGTTGCTCTGATAACGTATTTAATGAAGAATATTTTTGAAAATTCAGGTGATGAACACATAAAAGAAAAAGAGACGAAAATATCGGTGTCACATCAATGA
- a CDS encoding MarR family winged helix-turn-helix transcriptional regulator: MYATNKVDIATILIRQCCGITKMNTIESNENSHSNEMYKDEFVGKAISYLYRYGQIYIGTKIEPYGIGSGQFPFLMKLYHEDGINQESLSDYLKIDKGTTTRAIQKLVDEGYVFRQRDEKDKRSYRVFLTEKGKKLEPDMRKIVSEWVDILFFGFDDNQRRETKNSLEIMFENVSKIM; this comes from the coding sequence GTGTATGCAACTAATAAAGTTGATATTGCAACTATTTTGATAAGACAATGTTGTGGGATAACAAAAATGAATACAATAGAATCCAATGAAAACTCACATTCCAATGAAATGTACAAAGATGAATTCGTTGGGAAAGCCATCTCATATCTCTACAGGTATGGACAAATCTATATTGGAACAAAAATTGAACCATATGGGATTGGAAGCGGACAGTTTCCTTTTCTTATGAAACTGTATCATGAGGATGGGATCAATCAGGAGAGTCTTTCTGACTATCTTAAAATTGATAAAGGCACTACTACAAGGGCTATACAGAAACTTGTTGATGAGGGTTATGTTTTCAGACAGAGAGATGAGAAGGACAAGCGATCATACAGGGTTTTTCTTACCGAGAAAGGGAAAAAACTGGAACCTGACATGAGAAAGATAGTTTCGGAGTGGGTGGATATTCTCTTCTTTGGTTTTGATGACAATCAAAGAAGAGAGACTAAGAATTCTCTTGAAATTATGTTTGAAAATGTATCCAAAATAATGTGA
- a CDS encoding indole-3-glycerol-phosphate synthase, which yields MHDSILHILNTTKIRVQALGVEIHNEDPQPQFLKRDFIAAVAAVRADGRVPVITEVKPASPGKSFRDIPPAAAAELAWEMEEAGAVAISVLTEPGVFRGSLENLKAVRKTVCLPVLRKDFIIDRRQLEEAGSDLILLIAGILGKELDSFVDLALEKGFEPLVEVHNREELELALETDTKLIGINNRNFDTLKIDLATTEELAPLIREYDLDHGTSHIIISESGMNSPEDVRRVMQAGADAVLIGSALMESDSVFEKTKEFVQSVCWR from the coding sequence ATGCACGATTCAATCCTCCACATCCTCAACACAACAAAGATCCGGGTCCAGGCACTTGGAGTCGAGATCCATAACGAAGACCCGCAGCCGCAGTTCCTGAAAAGGGACTTTATTGCCGCCGTGGCAGCTGTAAGAGCAGACGGGCGGGTGCCTGTAATCACGGAAGTCAAGCCCGCCTCCCCCGGGAAGAGTTTCAGGGATATACCCCCGGCAGCGGCTGCTGAGCTTGCATGGGAGATGGAGGAAGCCGGAGCTGTTGCAATTTCTGTCCTTACTGAACCAGGGGTTTTCCGGGGCTCACTTGAAAACCTGAAAGCGGTCAGGAAAACAGTCTGTTTACCGGTTCTGAGGAAGGACTTTATTATTGACAGGCGGCAGCTTGAGGAAGCGGGAAGTGACCTCATACTCCTGATTGCAGGCATCCTGGGAAAAGAGCTGGATTCATTTGTTGATCTTGCTCTTGAAAAGGGCTTTGAGCCGCTGGTTGAAGTTCACAACAGGGAAGAGCTTGAACTTGCGCTGGAAACCGACACAAAGCTCATCGGGATTAATAACCGGAACTTTGATACACTTAAAATCGACCTGGCTACCACGGAAGAACTTGCCCCCCTCATCCGGGAATATGACCTGGACCACGGGACCAGCCATATCATCATAAGCGAAAGCGGGATGAACAGCCCCGAGGACGTCAGGCGCGTGATGCAGGCAGGGGCAGACGCTGTGCTTATAGGGTCTGCACTCATGGAAAGTGACTCTGTTTTTGAGAAAACTAAAGAATTCGTCCAGAGCGTTTGCTGGCGTTAA
- the trpB gene encoding tryptophan synthase subunit beta, producing the protein MTGTKVSEPQVKGKYGKYGGQYVPEVLMPALEELEEGYERYKNDPEFLAELDHYLRDFGGRETPLYFARNLSKKYGTKVYLKREDLVHGGAHKLNNALGQALLAKFMGKTRLIAETGAGQHGTATAMVGATLGFETIVYMGAKDIKRQQMNAYRMEIMGTEVKAVETGSKTLKDAINEAMRDWVTNIGNTHYLIGSVVGPHPYPMIVRDFQSVIGREIKEQAMEKEGRLPDSIIACAGGGSNAMGSFHPFIEDREVKLIAVEAGGKSLKCTEKAALHSASLCAGEEGILHGARTKVLQDKNGQILESESISAGLDYSGVGPELAYLSESGRVTARYVTDDEALEAFHELSRLEGIIPALESSHALAYLKKAAESGELGEFVVVNLSGRGDKDLETVLSLKRGI; encoded by the coding sequence TTGACAGGAACTAAAGTTTCAGAACCTCAGGTAAAAGGAAAGTACGGGAAATACGGGGGACAGTATGTACCCGAAGTCCTCATGCCAGCCCTGGAAGAACTTGAAGAGGGGTACGAGCGGTATAAAAACGACCCTGAATTCCTTGCAGAGCTTGACCATTACCTCAGGGATTTTGGGGGCAGGGAGACTCCTCTTTACTTTGCCCGGAACCTGAGCAAGAAATACGGGACAAAGGTCTATCTCAAGCGGGAAGACCTGGTACATGGGGGCGCCCACAAGCTTAACAACGCGCTCGGGCAGGCTCTGCTTGCAAAGTTCATGGGAAAAACCCGACTTATCGCCGAAACCGGTGCCGGGCAGCATGGGACTGCGACAGCCATGGTGGGAGCGACTCTAGGGTTTGAAACTATCGTCTACATGGGAGCAAAAGACATCAAACGCCAGCAGATGAACGCATACAGAATGGAAATCATGGGAACCGAGGTAAAAGCCGTAGAGACCGGCTCAAAAACCCTCAAAGACGCAATCAACGAGGCGATGCGGGACTGGGTCACCAACATAGGAAACACCCATTACCTGATCGGATCAGTGGTCGGCCCTCATCCCTACCCAATGATCGTAAGGGACTTCCAGAGTGTGATAGGGCGTGAGATAAAGGAGCAGGCAATGGAAAAAGAAGGCCGGCTACCTGATTCTATTATCGCCTGTGCAGGCGGTGGGAGCAATGCTATGGGGAGTTTCCATCCCTTTATCGAAGACAGAGAGGTCAAACTGATTGCCGTAGAAGCCGGGGGAAAATCCCTGAAGTGTACGGAAAAAGCAGCTCTCCATTCAGCCTCTCTCTGCGCCGGAGAAGAAGGAATCTTGCACGGAGCAAGGACAAAGGTACTGCAGGACAAAAACGGGCAGATCCTTGAATCCGAATCCATTTCTGCAGGACTTGATTACTCCGGGGTAGGACCCGAACTGGCCTACCTTTCGGAGAGTGGCAGGGTTACAGCCCGTTATGTCACAGATGATGAGGCGCTTGAAGCTTTTCATGAACTGAGCCGGCTTGAAGGAATCATTCCTGCTCTTGAATCCTCACATGCCCTTGCTTACCTTAAAAAAGCTGCCGAATCCGGGGAACTTGGAGAATTTGTGGTAGTAAACCTCTCGGGAAGAGGGGACAAGGACCTGGAAACTGTTCTGAGCCTGAAGAGAGGGATCTAA
- the trpA gene encoding tryptophan synthase subunit alpha: MKNQVERQMERQKISEKFGELKQKREGALIGYVMAGDPSAEATSGVVKALANGGADIIELGFPFSDPVADGPTIQAAGQRALAAGMDIENYFKLVRALEVEVPLVCMTYYNPVFRYGVEKFVEHAAEAGISGLIIPDIPVEEAADLKNSCEKHGLDLIFLVAPTTTDARIRKILQRGSGFIYLVSRLGVTGARADVSGSTKELLDRVKTDIPKAVGFGISTGKQAAEVIKAGADAVIVGSAFVRIIEEGKDVNEKLEALARELKSGILEAN; encoded by the coding sequence ATGAAAAACCAGGTGGAAAGGCAAATGGAAAGGCAAAAAATTTCAGAAAAATTCGGCGAACTGAAGCAGAAAAGAGAAGGAGCCCTTATAGGCTATGTGATGGCAGGCGACCCCTCTGCAGAGGCAACCTCCGGGGTTGTAAAAGCTCTGGCAAATGGGGGCGCAGATATAATAGAACTCGGGTTCCCATTTTCAGACCCTGTGGCTGACGGGCCAACTATCCAGGCAGCAGGCCAGAGAGCACTTGCAGCAGGCATGGATATTGAAAACTACTTCAAACTTGTCAGAGCCCTTGAGGTTGAAGTCCCTCTTGTGTGCATGACCTATTACAATCCGGTGTTCAGGTACGGAGTGGAAAAATTTGTTGAACATGCCGCAGAAGCCGGAATAAGCGGACTGATCATACCCGATATCCCGGTAGAAGAAGCAGCTGACCTGAAGAACAGCTGTGAGAAACACGGGCTTGACCTGATCTTTCTGGTCGCACCTACAACGACCGATGCAAGGATCCGGAAGATCCTGCAGAGAGGCTCAGGCTTCATCTACCTGGTTTCAAGGCTCGGGGTTACGGGGGCCAGAGCAGATGTTTCAGGTTCCACAAAAGAACTGCTTGACAGGGTAAAAACCGATATTCCGAAAGCTGTGGGTTTTGGAATATCAACGGGAAAGCAAGCTGCAGAAGTTATAAAAGCGGGGGCAGACGCTGTAATTGTCGGCTCGGCTTTTGTAAGGATCATCGAAGAAGGAAAAGATGTAAACGAAAAGCTGGAAGCCCTTGCAAGGGAACTTAAATCCGGCATACTTGAAGCAAATTGA
- the trpD gene encoding anthranilate phosphoribosyltransferase has protein sequence MQGIKVYIQKLEEGCDLSSEEAEAALDEILSTAGDEEIGAFLLALKAKGEKPEEITGFVKGMKKVANMIQPDVPFRLVDVVGTGGDELNTINVSTAAAIVTAAAGVPVAKHGNRAATSMSGSSDVLEALGIKVDLAPEQVREIIEKIGIGFMFAPVFHPAMKRVAGVRKKLGVRTVFNILGPLTNPAGAKGQVVGVFDKSLCEPIAYALAELGTEHALVVNGDGMDEISNVGDTYVAELKDGKVSTYTITPESLGMLRAKPEDIKGGTPKENARDLLCIFKGQKGPKRDLVVLNAAAALYVSGIISSIRQAIPIAENAIDSGKVMVKFNQFRNFTAELSRQDEKEGSCPEKVFFASSDTPVLSPASGEKA, from the coding sequence ATGCAGGGAATAAAAGTATATATTCAAAAACTGGAAGAAGGCTGTGATCTGAGTTCGGAAGAAGCCGAAGCCGCACTGGACGAGATTCTGAGCACGGCAGGGGATGAGGAGATTGGGGCATTTCTGCTCGCCCTCAAGGCAAAAGGAGAAAAACCCGAAGAAATCACAGGCTTTGTAAAGGGAATGAAGAAAGTTGCCAATATGATCCAGCCAGACGTTCCTTTCAGGCTTGTGGACGTCGTCGGGACAGGAGGAGACGAGCTTAACACCATCAATGTCTCAACAGCAGCTGCAATTGTAACTGCAGCAGCCGGAGTCCCTGTAGCCAAACACGGAAACAGGGCCGCCACCTCAATGTCCGGAAGTTCTGATGTGCTTGAAGCCCTGGGGATCAAAGTGGATCTTGCCCCGGAACAGGTGAGGGAGATAATAGAAAAGATAGGGATAGGGTTCATGTTTGCCCCGGTTTTCCACCCTGCCATGAAGCGGGTTGCGGGGGTCAGGAAAAAACTCGGGGTAAGGACGGTTTTCAATATCCTCGGACCCCTGACCAATCCGGCAGGAGCAAAAGGACAGGTTGTAGGAGTTTTTGATAAAAGCCTCTGTGAGCCAATAGCTTATGCTCTTGCTGAGCTCGGGACCGAACACGCGCTTGTGGTGAACGGGGACGGAATGGACGAGATCTCAAACGTGGGCGATACCTATGTTGCTGAATTAAAGGATGGAAAGGTTTCCACATACACTATTACTCCAGAGTCCCTTGGCATGCTGCGGGCAAAGCCCGAAGACATCAAAGGCGGCACCCCAAAAGAAAATGCCCGTGACCTCCTCTGCATTTTCAAGGGCCAGAAGGGGCCAAAGAGGGACCTTGTTGTCCTGAACGCAGCAGCAGCCCTGTATGTAAGCGGGATAATTAGCTCAATCCGGCAGGCAATCCCCATTGCTGAAAATGCGATTGACAGCGGGAAAGTTATGGTTAAGTTCAACCAGTTCCGGAATTTCACTGCAGAACTTTCCAGGCAGGACGAAAAAGAGGGCTCTTGCCCGGAAAAAGTGTTTTTTGCCTCTTCCGACACACCTGTGTTAAGCCCGGCTTCCGGGGAAAAGGCATGA
- a CDS encoding phosphoribosylanthranilate isomerase, whose product MKTRLKTRVKICGIRSPEDIELAALYGADAVGFITEVPVESPRKLDSDTTAALISKVPKFLDSVMVIMPENSTSALELIDKVRPDIVQIHSNLPLLELEIIREKADIPIIKTLSVPAGRGASKLHNLVKRLLEDVRKMEESGAVDSVLLDSGVAGKTGGTGCVHDWDLSRRIADETELPLILAGGLKPENVQDAIRAVSPYAVDTASGVETCGKKDAVKIRTFIEEVRCADAFL is encoded by the coding sequence ATGAAAACAAGGCTAAAAACCAGGGTAAAAATCTGCGGGATCCGCAGTCCTGAAGATATAGAACTTGCAGCCCTCTACGGAGCCGACGCTGTGGGTTTTATCACGGAAGTCCCTGTGGAAAGCCCAAGGAAACTCGATTCGGACACCACTGCTGCCCTGATCTCAAAAGTCCCGAAATTCCTTGATTCGGTAATGGTCATAATGCCTGAAAACTCCACCTCCGCCCTGGAACTTATCGATAAAGTAAGGCCGGACATAGTGCAGATCCACTCCAATCTGCCCCTTCTCGAACTTGAAATCATAAGGGAAAAAGCAGACATCCCTATCATAAAAACCCTTTCTGTGCCTGCTGGCCGGGGGGCTTCGAAACTCCATAACCTTGTAAAGCGACTTCTTGAGGATGTCCGCAAGATGGAAGAAAGCGGCGCTGTGGACAGCGTGCTTCTGGACTCAGGGGTTGCCGGGAAAACCGGCGGAACGGGCTGTGTACATGACTGGGACCTGAGCCGGAGAATTGCAGACGAAACAGAACTTCCCCTGATCCTTGCCGGCGGGCTCAAACCCGAAAATGTGCAGGATGCTATCAGGGCAGTTTCTCCCTATGCTGTGGACACGGCTTCAGGAGTAGAGACCTGCGGAAAAAAAGATGCTGTGAAAATAAGGACGTTTATTGAAGAAGTGAGGTGTGCTGATGCTTTCCTTTGA
- the trpE gene encoding anthranilate synthase component I has translation MLSFDLGKEEFLELVSGLEKPGLVQLFAKVDTDCSPACSPLELYGALRVSGTTGYSYLLESVEKQESRARYSFVGNNPDAVLKISDRKIFLELLNPKASPLFEAICAKMEEVCGSETAGSEIEAKKIEAKKIEAKKIEAKKIEAKNNDGSGKFAAAIPEGKDVFDALRLAFPPANGIELLNSRRFERQTFLGGAIGYTAYDAIYDSWLGVEKGFESDIPELQYLLVSKSFVFDHLTEEVYIVVTPFVSPGSDAGKVYEEALSEAEKLYSLIKGAHLSEEIVKAAKAAKAATEDVIVSGATVSIPSTVSISSTASESRLQVCSVERSEFEASVLQAKEHIFAGDIFQVVLSRKCEFELEQSSFELYMQLRAINPSPYMYIFEFGDLAIVGASPETLLTVHKSTVIINPIAGTCPRGKSEAEDEALASHMLNDEKERAEHVMLVDLGRNDVRMVSESGSVKVSDFMKVLKYSHVQHIESTVSGTLRPECDQFDAFRAVFPAGTLSGAPKIRAMELISELEPAPRGIYGGGVGYYSWNGDADFAIVIRTVLVQGKKASVQAGAGIVADSDPAYEFRETERKMAAMLAAIGGEL, from the coding sequence ATGCTTTCCTTTGACCTTGGAAAAGAAGAATTTCTGGAGCTAGTCTCCGGGCTAGAAAAGCCGGGCCTTGTCCAGCTCTTTGCAAAAGTTGATACTGACTGTTCCCCTGCCTGCTCTCCCCTTGAACTTTACGGAGCCCTGCGGGTTTCAGGGACAACAGGCTACTCTTACCTGCTGGAATCCGTAGAAAAGCAGGAAAGCCGGGCAAGATACTCCTTTGTTGGAAATAACCCTGATGCCGTATTGAAAATAAGTGACCGAAAAATTTTCCTTGAGCTCCTGAACCCAAAAGCTTCTCCCCTCTTTGAAGCGATCTGCGCAAAGATGGAGGAAGTCTGCGGCTCGGAAACTGCAGGAAGTGAAATAGAAGCGAAGAAAATAGAAGCGAAGAAAATAGAAGCGAAGAAAATAGAAGCGAAGAAAATAGAAGCGAAGAATAATGATGGTTCGGGAAAGTTTGCAGCTGCAATTCCAGAGGGAAAAGATGTTTTCGATGCCCTTCGCCTGGCTTTTCCTCCGGCAAACGGGATAGAACTTCTCAATTCCAGGCGTTTTGAGAGGCAGACCTTCCTGGGAGGGGCTATCGGCTATACAGCGTACGATGCAATCTATGACAGCTGGCTTGGGGTCGAGAAAGGTTTTGAGTCCGACATCCCCGAACTTCAGTACCTGCTCGTTTCAAAAAGTTTTGTCTTCGACCACCTGACTGAAGAGGTCTACATAGTTGTCACCCCCTTTGTAAGTCCGGGTTCAGATGCTGGAAAAGTGTACGAAGAAGCGCTTTCGGAGGCAGAAAAGCTTTACTCCTTAATTAAGGGAGCTCACCTGTCGGAAGAGATAGTAAAGGCAGCAAAGGCAGCAAAGGCAGCAACAGAAGACGTAATTGTTTCAGGAGCAACAGTTTCGATTCCGTCAACAGTTTCGATCTCGTCAACAGCATCAGAGTCACGTTTACAGGTCTGCAGCGTTGAGCGGTCGGAGTTTGAAGCTTCTGTACTCCAGGCAAAAGAGCATATTTTTGCAGGGGATATTTTCCAGGTAGTCCTTTCCAGAAAATGCGAGTTCGAACTGGAGCAGTCTTCTTTCGAGCTTTACATGCAGCTCCGGGCAATCAACCCGAGCCCGTACATGTATATTTTCGAGTTTGGAGACCTTGCAATTGTCGGGGCAAGCCCGGAAACCCTCCTGACCGTACACAAAAGCACTGTTATAATAAACCCCATTGCAGGCACCTGTCCGAGAGGAAAGTCCGAAGCTGAAGACGAAGCTCTGGCTTCACACATGCTCAACGACGAGAAGGAAAGAGCAGAACATGTAATGCTTGTTGACCTCGGGCGAAACGATGTCCGGATGGTTTCGGAAAGTGGGTCGGTAAAGGTTTCCGACTTCATGAAAGTCCTGAAGTATTCCCATGTCCAGCACATAGAAAGTACGGTTTCAGGAACTCTCAGGCCTGAATGCGACCAGTTCGATGCCTTCAGGGCGGTATTTCCGGCAGGAACCCTCTCGGGAGCTCCGAAAATCCGCGCAATGGAGCTTATTTCAGAACTTGAACCAGCTCCAAGAGGGATCTATGGCGGTGGAGTCGGGTACTACAGCTGGAACGGAGATGCTGATTTTGCAATCGTTATCCGGACCGTGCTTGTACAGGGCAAAAAGGCTTCGGTGCAGGCAGGGGCAGGGATTGTTGCTGATTCCGATCCTGCATATGAGTTCAGGGAGACCGAGCGAAAGATGGCAGCAATGCTTGCAGCTATCGGCGGAGAACTCTGA
- a CDS encoding aminodeoxychorismate/anthranilate synthase component II, which translates to MKIVFINNKDSFVWNLVDYISYFEKDTLVLPNTVILEELREIKPDALVISPGPGNPSDPKDIGNCLEIIREMGKEIPLLGVCLGHQAINVAFGGSVRRCKVGPVHGKSSRIKHTESPLFTTLKEQFEAGRYHSLEIGEPAPGIKVTARAEDGTIMAVEHVEYPIYGLQFHPESVLTPEGLKIIERFLEISRNFSELPLPKTFA; encoded by the coding sequence GTGAAAATCGTTTTCATAAATAATAAAGATTCCTTTGTATGGAACCTGGTAGACTACATTTCATACTTTGAAAAAGATACCCTGGTCCTTCCCAACACAGTAATCTTAGAAGAACTCAGAGAAATAAAGCCCGATGCGCTGGTAATTTCCCCCGGACCCGGAAATCCGTCTGACCCGAAAGATATTGGAAACTGCCTGGAGATCATCAGGGAAATGGGTAAGGAAATCCCTCTCCTTGGGGTCTGTCTGGGGCACCAGGCAATCAACGTAGCCTTCGGAGGATCTGTCAGGAGATGTAAAGTGGGACCTGTACACGGAAAAAGTTCAAGGATCAAGCATACGGAATCACCACTCTTTACAACACTTAAAGAGCAATTTGAAGCCGGACGCTACCATTCACTTGAGATTGGGGAACCGGCTCCCGGAATAAAGGTTACTGCACGGGCAGAAGACGGGACCATTATGGCAGTCGAGCACGTAGAATACCCTATCTATGGCCTGCAATTCCACCCTGAGTCCGTGCTTACTCCCGAAGGGTTAAAAATAATAGAAAGATTTCTGGAAATTTCGAGGAACTTTAGTGAACTACCCCTCCCTAAAACTTTCGCTTAA
- a CDS encoding single-stranded-DNA-specific exonuclease RecJ — protein sequence MSELEKLINLAKNAADKIRKHRFVRIVSHNDADGLTSAGIMALALLRAGIGFQLSIAGKLDESVVEEVNSSISQGDLVIFCDMGSGQPELIGKVAADVVVLDHHQPVGKSPAKAVVNAHMVGIDGATDISASGTCYLVARELGTGNIDLAGLAIAGAVGDRQLFQTANAFILEEALKAGVVSIRKGLKVGDGDLVDVLAYSTEPFLDITGYPEKAAEFLNQLGLSGNIENLSAEDISKLASAIALKLVKQASPEAIEAVIGDTILLNRELVPNVYDFISILNTCGKQKVYGLALALCLKDSAIVDEALSLTKEHEKNLAVDVRENVGKIRKGENIWYINTIDALSTGSLATTVVRYLHPELPFICVNESEGILKVSSRGTRELVSKGLDLAFALREAAGAVGGSGGGHSVASGAAIPLGSAEEFLSIADRIIGDQLSKNASGKAK from the coding sequence TTGAGCGAGCTTGAAAAACTGATTAACCTTGCAAAAAATGCAGCCGATAAAATCCGGAAGCATAGATTTGTGCGCATAGTTTCACATAATGATGCTGATGGGCTGACTTCAGCCGGGATCATGGCCCTGGCCCTGCTAAGGGCAGGCATCGGTTTCCAGCTTTCAATAGCAGGAAAACTGGATGAGTCTGTGGTCGAAGAAGTGAACAGTAGCATATCTCAGGGAGACCTGGTCATTTTCTGTGATATGGGCAGTGGACAACCCGAACTTATAGGCAAGGTGGCGGCCGACGTCGTGGTGCTTGACCACCACCAGCCAGTCGGAAAGTCCCCTGCAAAAGCCGTGGTAAACGCCCATATGGTGGGAATTGACGGGGCGACGGACATCTCGGCTTCCGGCACCTGTTATCTTGTAGCCAGGGAACTTGGGACCGGAAACATTGACCTTGCAGGACTGGCAATTGCAGGTGCAGTCGGGGACAGGCAGCTTTTCCAGACTGCCAATGCTTTTATTCTGGAAGAAGCCTTGAAAGCAGGAGTTGTGTCAATCAGGAAAGGGCTGAAGGTAGGGGATGGAGACCTTGTGGATGTGCTCGCATACAGCACAGAACCTTTTCTGGATATAACCGGCTACCCTGAGAAAGCAGCGGAATTTTTAAACCAGCTGGGGCTCTCCGGAAACATTGAAAACCTGTCTGCGGAAGATATCTCAAAACTTGCCAGTGCCATTGCCCTGAAACTTGTTAAACAGGCAAGCCCTGAAGCAATTGAAGCCGTCATAGGAGATACCATCCTGCTGAATCGGGAGCTGGTGCCCAATGTATATGATTTCATCTCCATTCTCAATACCTGCGGGAAGCAGAAGGTTTACGGGCTTGCCCTGGCTCTCTGCCTGAAAGACTCAGCTATTGTCGATGAAGCTCTTTCCCTTACGAAGGAGCATGAAAAGAACCTTGCAGTGGATGTCCGGGAAAATGTAGGGAAAATTCGCAAAGGGGAAAATATCTGGTATATCAACACAATTGATGCCCTTTCCACAGGAAGCCTTGCCACAACCGTAGTCAGATACCTTCACCCCGAACTCCCTTTCATCTGTGTAAACGAGTCCGAGGGAATCCTGAAAGTTTCTTCAAGGGGTACCCGTGAACTTGTATCAAAAGGTCTAGACCTTGCCTTCGCCCTCAGGGAAGCTGCAGGCGCAGTCGGCGGAAGTGGAGGCGGGCATAGTGTCGCATCCGGAGCTGCAATTCCTCTGGGAAGTGCGGAGGAGTTCCTGAGCATCGCAGACCGGATCATAGGAGACCAGCTCAGTAAAAACGCCAGTGGGAAGGCAAAGTAA
- a CDS encoding KEOPS complex subunit Pcc1: MKMTGTIEFPDPEARESAARILKALAPDNLRSMESEISDERVAVRFHSEKIGSLLATVDDFLMNVKIGEGVEQTLEKEK; encoded by the coding sequence ATGAAAATGACAGGTACCATTGAGTTCCCTGACCCTGAGGCAAGAGAATCCGCAGCCAGAATTCTGAAAGCCCTCGCCCCGGACAACCTGAGGAGTATGGAAAGTGAAATCAGCGATGAGAGGGTTGCTGTGCGGTTTCATTCCGAAAAAATTGGTTCTCTTCTTGCAACCGTTGATGATTTTCTTATGAATGTAAAAATAGGAGAAGGAGTCGAACAGACTCTGGAAAAAGAAAAATAA